CCAGGGCGTCAACAGAGCAAGGTGGTGGCCGAAGCCCTTAGAAAGGAGCTTAAGCACCTTAAACTGAAAAAGTCCATTCAGGACTCTTTTGGAGCTTGGAAAGAAAAGGATCATCCCGAATTAAACGAAGGGACAGAAGATTTCGTCCGGAAACTAAGAAAATCAACCCGGCTGACCCGCATCCGATGAAAAACATTGTTCTGGATACCGATATCCTCATCAACTTCTTAAGAGGCCGTGAAAAAGCTAGAACTTTTCTCTCTTCGTTAATTGATGAAGCGACCCTTCATTGTTCTGTGATTACCATTGCGGAGATATTTGCGGGGATGAGAGAGCAGGAAAGAAAGAAAACCGAAGAACTCCTGGACAGTTTGAATATTATAGAAATTACGAAAGAGATCGCTGAAAAGGCGGGGAGTTATAAAAACAGGATTAAAAGTCAGAACCTCGAACTGGATGATTGCCTGATTGCCGCCTCGGCACAGTCAATAGATGCCATTCTTGCCACAGGAAATACCAAACATTATCCAATGACCGATATCAAAAAGATGGCCGTCTCAGACCACAACGATTAAACCAAACAGATTGTGGATTATTTTGATAATCCTTAAATTTACCTTCTCTCAAATCCGTTTCTTTGTAGGTGCACTCTTCAAATCAAATTATTCGAAATTATTATTTTGTTAAGCTTTAAAAACCTGCGCTCACTCTGATTTCCGCTTCGAACCTTCTTTCCTTATTATTATCACACTCATCCGGATTTTCACATCCGGGTATTAAAATAAAAGGGTTTTGGCTTCGCCACAAAATTCACTGAAAATAAAGGGGAAAATACACTTTTCATGAGATATCCTCATGTTGTCGTGTTGAACAGACTTTTTACGAAACCCTATTAGTCCTTCAACTTTTTGCCTTAAAAGCGGTATAGGCTTCTTCATAGAGTTCTTTTTCGGCGCCGGCATAACGGGGCGAAAAATGAAAGACATTAAAGGTATCGACCTGGGCTTTTCGCGCAAGCGTTCCTGCCTGCCAGGCCGTTAAATGGTACCGATTCTCGGCCTGATGCACATCCTGTTGAAGAAAGGGGGATTCACAAAAAAATGTGGTAGATCCTTTTGCGAGATCTACGATTTTTTCTTCATTTTCTTTCGAGTAAAGGGTATCCACCACATAGGAAATTTTCTGGCCTTTGGTAATCGTATATAACCCGGACAGGTCTTTAAGATGAAAGATTTTTTTGACCTCTACGTTGTTTTCCCGCACAGGAATCTCAAACAGGGTCTCTCCGCTTTGATTCTGCCAAATAGCATCCTTTAATTTTCTAAGCCACTCTCCCGGCGCAAGTCCCATCTTTTCCAGCACGTCTTTATTAACATTAATATGAAACCGTTCATTTAAACTAAAGGCGAGAGAAGGAATTTTATGATCCAACGCTTTGGTAAAAACCGAAAACATCGGTTCTTTAAGAAGCTCTTCGGTGAAGGGAAGCGTTTGGAGAGGGTCCGGCTCAAAGCCGTTTGAGGCCTTTAAGGACGTCAAAACTCTGCAATGGGTATGGAGTTCGGTTACTTCCAGATTGAGCTGATACTCTCCTGTCAGATTCCAGGTATATCCTGAAAGCTTTCCCTGAATGTTTTTAATAAGCCCCGGTGGACCGTAAAACCGAATGGTTCTCGGGTGGCTTAAAATAATTCTTAAAAACCGGTCAAAACCAATAAAATGGTCCATATGGGTATGGGAGATGAAAACATCCGAAACCTTTAATACGGAAGAGGGCGAGAGTTGGGCATTATTCCCCAGGTCAAATAATATGGCGCGGTGCTCCCA
The window above is part of the Nitrospirota bacterium genome. Proteins encoded here:
- a CDS encoding type II toxin-antitoxin system VapC family toxin, with protein sequence MKNIVLDTDILINFLRGREKARTFLSSLIDEATLHCSVITIAEIFAGMREQERKKTEELLDSLNIIEITKEIAEKAGSYKNRIKSQNLELDDCLIAASAQSIDAILATGNTKHYPMTDIKKMAVSDHND
- a CDS encoding ribonuclease Z produces the protein MAPLLYPRLVNGPFGDPGLYIDIKWEHRAILFDLGNNAQLSPSSVLKVSDVFISHTHMDHFIGFDRFLRIILSHPRTIRFYGPPGLIKNIQGKLSGYTWNLTGEYQLNLEVTELHTHCRVLTSLKASNGFEPDPLQTLPFTEELLKEPMFSVFTKALDHKIPSLAFSLNERFHINVNKDVLEKMGLAPGEWLRKLKDAIWQNQSGETLFEIPVRENNVEVKKIFHLKDLSGLYTITKGQKISYVVDTLYSKENEEKIVDLAKGSTTFFCESPFLQQDVHQAENRYHLTAWQAGTLARKAQVDTFNVFHFSPRYAGAEKELYEEAYTAFKAKS